TTGAGGCTCGCAATCAATGAGCCACGTTTTGACCCGGAACCCGTTGAGAAAATCAAATCTCAAATCATCACTGGCATTAGACGCGCCCAAAAACAACCGGACGCCATTGCCGCCCGAGCACTGAGCCAAATGCTCTTCCCCAATCATCCTTACGGCCAAACGAGCTTGGGAACCGAGGCGAGCGTCTCTACGCTGACAAGCCAGAACCTGCGGGATTTGAAAGCTAAACTTTTTGCTAGGCAAGCTCTGAATATCGGCGTGGTGGGCGCAATCAATGCCGAGCAACTGGCGGAGGCTCTGGACAAAGTCTTTTCCAAACTCCCTGAGAAGGCACTGCTTCAAACAATACCTGACATCATTCCTGTTGAAGGGGAGAAGCAAGAGATCGCCTTCAAAGCTCCTCAATCTACTATCCAGTTTGCCCTACCAGGTCTGGAACGCACTGACCCTACCTTTATTCCAGCCTATGTGATGAACCATATTTTAGGGGGTGGCTCCTTCACTTCTTGGCTGTATGAGGAGGTTCGCGAGGAGCGTGGCCTTGTGTATTCCATCGGCACCTACCTCGTGCCCTATGAGCACTCAGCCCTCCTCATGGGAGCTACCGGTACGCGCAGTGAGAATACAGAAAAAGCCCTTGCTATTATTGAAGAGCAATTGGCACGCATGGGAACTGACGGTCCTACAGAAGAAGAACTCCAGAAAGCAAAAGGCTATATCACAGGGTCCTATGCCCTGAACTTTGACAGTTCCGGTGCAATCGCCCTTCAACTTGTCGGCATTCAAAACGCAGATCTGGGTATCGATTATATTAGTGAACGCAATGACAAGGTGAATGCGGTCACCTTGGATCAAGTTCGCTCAGTGGCATCTGAACTCTTGAAAGATAAAAAACCTTCAATAGTAGTTGTCGGACCGATCAACTAGACAAGCTCTCGACGACCGGCTCCGATAGGAAGGCTCCTATATGAGAGGCCTCCTATTGGAGCAATATCGCCCCTAGGTAGAAACTGCAGAAATTGGTCTTCGCATTTTTTCAAAACCCCCTACTCCATATGCCATAGTGATTTGAAACTATAGATTAATCCAAACTGCGAGCTTTTATTGTCCTCTAAAACTTAAAAGAGTATACCTTTAAAAATGGCAATGAAGAATCACGACTAATTTATCGCGGGGAATGTCATGGAAGAACAAAAGGTTGCTCTGAAAAAGCTAAGGAAATTCACCGCCTTTACAGCATTTTTCCTGTTTGCCAGTCCAGCGATCTCTTATGCTGAGCAACCTTCATCTCTCCCCATCTCTAGTGGGCTGCAAAAAGCCTACACCGCCTATGAAAATGCATGGACCAACGCCCCTTTAGGGTTCTCTGCTGCCAAGTTCATCAAATCTCCAGCTAAAGCCTACGGTATCTATGAGGACCGAGAGCACTCCACTTACCATAATGGCGAGAAGATTATTGTTTATGCCCAGCCAGTTGCCTACAAATTCCAAGAGGAAAACGGTCAGTATTCACTCAAGCTCAACGTAGACTTTGAGGTTCGAAACAAATCCGGCCAAATCATCACATCCAATGAAAATACAGCATCCTTCAAACACTCCGCCTCTGAGAAGTTTTATGAATATCAAACCAGTCTGAGTTTCTCCCTTGAGGGCTTTCACGAGGGAGACTATCTTCTTTTTGTTCGTATGAATGACCTTGTTTCAGGGGATCAGGGCGATTTCGAGCTCCCCTTTTCCATTGTCCCGGCAGCTATTCATGAGTAGCAGAATCACCCTAAAACGGCCTCGGGATCTAGACTAAATTTACCCAGCGCCCCTGCACTCAATCTTACTTATAATTAGTTATATTTGGCATAATCCCCCCTTCAACTCGCCTATCCTTCCTCTGAAATCTCTAGGGATTTAACTTTTTTTACTGGCAGTTCCTTGACAGTTTCATATACCGAAACTACATCAGTTGCGGTCATTGGCACTCTGCCTTTGGGAGTGCTAATGACTGTGGAGTTCGCTTCACAACTCTCAAAGTTTTAACCATTGAGCTCGGCTGCTGCCTATGAGGGGCGCCACGCATGAGAGGATAGCAAATATGGGTTTTCGTCCGCTACACGACCGCGTAGTCGTTCGCCGCATTGAGTCCGAAGCAAAAACTGCTGGTGGCATCATCATTCCAGATACTGCACAGGAAAAGCCACAGGAAGGCGAAATCATCGCTGTTGGTACAGGTGCACGTAAAGACAACGGTGAAATCGTTGCTCTCGACGTCAAAGCTGGTGACCGTGTTCTGTTCGGGAAATGGTCCGGCACTGAAGTTAAGATCGACGGTGAAGACCTGTTGATCATGAAGGAATCCGACATCATGGGTATCCTGGCTTAATTGCAGCCAAGACGCACACGATCCCTTCAATCTACAAGTATCAAAGTGAGACAAAACCATGGCTGCTAAAGAAGTCAAATTCGGTACAGACGCCCGCGATAAAATGCTTAAAGGCGTTGATATCCTCGCAAACGCTGTAAAAGTTACTCTCGGCCCTAAAGGCCGTAACGTTGTTCTGGACAAAGCTTTCGGCGCACCACGCATCACTAAAGATGGCGTTTCTGTTGCGAAAGAAATCGAGCTGGACGACAAGTTCGAAAACATGGGCGCACAGATGGTGCGTGAAGTTGCTTCCAAAACCAACGACATCGCTGGTGACGGTACAACAACTGCAACAGTTCTTGCACAAGCCATCGTTAAAGAAGGCGCAAAGTTCGTTGCAGCTGGCATGAACCCGATGGACCTGAAGCGCGGCGTTGATCTTGCTGCTGCTGCTGCGGTCGCAGACCTGACATCCCGTTCCAAGTCTATTTCTTCTTCTGAAGAAGTTGCACAGGTTGGTACAATCTCTGCAAACGGCGACACACAGATCGGTACTGACATTGCTGAAGCAATGCAGAAAGTCGGCAACGAAGGCGTTATCACTGTTGAAGAAGCTAAGTCTTTGGAAACAGAGCTTGAAGTTGTTGAAGGTATGCAGTTCGACCGCGGTTACCTGTCACCTTACTTCGTGACTAACGCTGAAAAAATGATTGCTGATCTGGAAAAGCCACTTATTCTCCTTCACGAGAAGAAGCTTTCCAACCTGCAGGCAATGCTTCCTTTGCTTGAAAGCGCTGTTCAGTCCTCCCGTCCACTGCTGATCATTGCAGAAGACGTTGAAGGCGAAGCTCTTGCAACTCTCGTTGTGAACAAGCTGCGCGGTGGCCTGAAAATTGCTGCTGTTAAAGCTCCTGGCTTCGGTGATCGTCGTAAAGCAATGCTTGAAGACCTCGCTATCCTGACCGGTGGTACAGTTGTTTCCGAAGATCTCGGCATCAAGCTGGAAAACGTAACTATCGACATGCTCGGCACTGCCGACAAGGTGAACATCTCCAAAGAGAACACCACTATTGTTGACGGTTCTGGCGACAAAGCTCAGATCGAAGCACGTGTTGCTCAGATCAAAGCTCAGATTGAAGAAACTACTTCCGACTACGACCGTGAAAAGCTGCAGGAACGTCTTGCCAAGCTTGCTGGCGGTGTTGCAGTTATCCGCGTTGGCGGTGCAACTGAAGTTGAAGTTAAAGAGAAAAAAGACCGTGTTGACGATGCACTGAACGCAACACGCGCAGCTGTTGAAGAAGGTATCGTACCAGGTGGTGGTACAGCTCTGCTTCGTGCAAAAGCTGCGGTTGCCAAGCTTTCTTCTGAAAACGTTGACATTGAAGCTGGTATCAAGATCGTTCTTCGCGCTCTTGAAGCTCCAATTCGCCAGATCGCTGAAAACTCCGGCGTTGAAGGTTCAATCGTAGTTGGCAAGATCCAGGACAACATTAAAGACGAAACTTTGGGCTTCAATGCGCAGACCGAAGAATACGTCAACATGATTGAAGCAGGTATTGTTGACCCAACTAAGGTTGTACGTACAGCTCTTCAGGACGCAGCATCTGTTGCTGGTCTCTTGATCACAACTGAAGCTATGGTTGCTGAACTGCCTAAGGCAGACGGCCCTGCAATGCCTCCAATGGGCGGCGGCGACATGGGCGGCATGGGCGGTATGGGCTTCTAAGCCACGCTTCCAAACGCTTTTAATCAATCTGGGCACCTTTCGGGGTGCCCTTTTTGTTTGCGGCAGCTGCCTTTTTCTGGAAATTCTGTAGTTTGGAGCGGGTATCACAATTTCCTTGAACCCATTTGCGATTTGCTATCCAATTCCGTAGATCTCTTTAAATAAAATTTAGAATGCTTGGGGCACACTTCATGGAAAAATCGGCATTAGTTTTAGGCTCATCAGGTTTGATCGGTTCCAGCCTGCTCTCCCAATTACTCGAGAATGACCGCTATAGTTCCGTATCCGCCTTGGTACGCAGTGAGATACCTTTAAAGCACCCTAAGCTCAAACAGCATGTGGTCGACTTCTCAAACCCCGCTACATTGTCCTCCCTCGTAAGAGCTGATGATGTTTTTTGTTGTTTGGGAACCACTCAAAAGACAGCAGGATCAAAGGAAGCTTTCTATGCGGTCGACTTTACTCTCATTCACGAACTGGCAAAGCTCGCGAAGGCCAGTAGCGCTGAGCACTTTTTGCTGATTTCCTCAATTGGGGCCAACCCAAAGTCTTCAAGCCTCTACTTGAAAACAAAGGGGCAGCTGGAGCAGGCTATAACTGATCTGAAATTTTCAAAGCTGAGTATATTCAGACCTTCCCTCTTGCTTGGGGAGCGCAAAGAATTTCGCTTCAAGGAAACACTCTCCGCAGCCGTTTTGGGCCCGCTGGAAATATTCATGCAAGGTCCATTGCGCAATTACCGGCCCATCACTGCGAGGCAAGTTGCCAAAGCAATGCAAACCGCTGCCAATAACGGAGTCGGCAAAAACACACTTTACTTGTCCAGCGAGATTGCAAGAATGTAAGTACAGTCGGGTTTACGAATTTACGAAGCCACCGATCATGTTGCATATCATAGAGCGTTGAAGCGCCTTTACTGTGTTGCTGTTGGCCCTTGGCGCATACTCTGGGTAGTAGTAGAGCATAAACTCTGAAATCAGCTGAGCCCCCGGCAGGATTTCATTTTGGTCAATTGCTGTCGCATTGGATGCTATATTGTAGAACTGGCGATAAAGGCCAAGTCTATGGAGATTGGCCCAAAAGGTGGTACCATTAATCCCGTGGTTTCCACCCGGATCATTTTGCCCTTCATAATAAGCCTTTAAGTGATTGGGATCTATCAAGTTATGTCCAGTATGAAATCCTTGGGTATATTTTGTCTGGGGGACAAGGTTGAGACTGGCTCGAAAGTTCCCATCATACCCCTTCGCGGTATTAACGTCGTTGGCTTGTATCGAAAAATCCATTAGGCACATTGGTCTATAAAGGCTATTAACGCTTGAACCACCAAAGTAATTAGATTCCCAACCAGTGCGCAGATACGCCCAAAAAGTACCGCTTAATTCTCCTGAGGTGATGTAAACTACTCGAGTATTGCCGGTCACATTTTTGGCTGCATTTGCATTTTTCAGCTCATCCGTTGACATCTTGGTTGAAGACGTCTGCAAGTCAGCCATTGAATAATTTATGTCTTGCTGATCAACGCCCAACTTTGAAAAGACATAGTATTTTGACTCATAAATTCTGCCCGTCACATTTTGGAGGTTATATGTCAGCGCTTCTCTAGGATCATTCATTGAAAGGCCAGCAACCGCAAAGTAGAGCCGTGTTTCGGCGTTACCTGAGCAAAACCCATACTTATGCAAAGGGCGCAGACGTACAGATGTATGCCCCGTTGTTGGTAGAGTGGAATAGTAGATGCTTGGAAACTGATTGGGCTTTAAATCCAGCCCATAGCGGTAGCCGGTAGACGAAGCATCATTTTCCAGTCGAATTGTTCCAAACCCAATATTTCCTACTTGAATAATTCGTAGTTCCGCATTGTTTTGCACCGCCATCGTCGCCTCCATTTAAAAGAATATGGGTGCCGCGAACGGGCTCCCTCCTTCAACCAACAGGACGAAGCCAAAAAGCATTTGTGAAACGGGACCAACACACAGCTAACGTAAAAGTGATCATCTGTGAGCATACAGAGATTTGAAACTGTTTAGAGTATCAATAGCTTACACAACCAATAATTCACTGGATCTAATAAATTGCAACACGCTTCCAAATACATCTTCTCCAGTTTACTCCTCACGGCTCTTCTAACGGGTCCTCAGGCAACAGCAGCTCCAGCCCAAACAGCCATTTTTGCTGGCGGGTGCTTTTGGTGTGTTGAATCTGACTTTGACAAGATCCCGGGTGTTCTTTCCACTAAGTCCGGTTACATTGGTGGCACCGTCAAAAACCCGAGTTACAAG
This genomic window from Pseudovibrio sp. M1P-2-3 contains:
- a CDS encoding M16 family metallopeptidase produces the protein MKKNSLFPLVYAQAICTCVLALLLFPVAFLQTAKAFEIQEVTSKSGIKAWLVENYSVPIIAMEFSFQGGSTQDPKEQLGLTNLLSYTLDEGAGDLNSQQYQLALEDLTMSVGFRAGKDRFYGSMRTLQPNLTEAVEMLRLAINEPRFDPEPVEKIKSQIITGIRRAQKQPDAIAARALSQMLFPNHPYGQTSLGTEASVSTLTSQNLRDLKAKLFARQALNIGVVGAINAEQLAEALDKVFSKLPEKALLQTIPDIIPVEGEKQEIAFKAPQSTIQFALPGLERTDPTFIPAYVMNHILGGGSFTSWLYEEVREERGLVYSIGTYLVPYEHSALLMGATGTRSENTEKALAIIEEQLARMGTDGPTEEELQKAKGYITGSYALNFDSSGAIALQLVGIQNADLGIDYISERNDKVNAVTLDQVRSVASELLKDKKPSIVVVGPIN
- the groES gene encoding co-chaperone GroES — encoded protein: MGFRPLHDRVVVRRIESEAKTAGGIIIPDTAQEKPQEGEIIAVGTGARKDNGEIVALDVKAGDRVLFGKWSGTEVKIDGEDLLIMKESDIMGILA
- the groL gene encoding chaperonin GroEL (60 kDa chaperone family; promotes refolding of misfolded polypeptides especially under stressful conditions; forms two stacked rings of heptamers to form a barrel-shaped 14mer; ends can be capped by GroES; misfolded proteins enter the barrel where they are refolded when GroES binds); its protein translation is MAAKEVKFGTDARDKMLKGVDILANAVKVTLGPKGRNVVLDKAFGAPRITKDGVSVAKEIELDDKFENMGAQMVREVASKTNDIAGDGTTTATVLAQAIVKEGAKFVAAGMNPMDLKRGVDLAAAAAVADLTSRSKSISSSEEVAQVGTISANGDTQIGTDIAEAMQKVGNEGVITVEEAKSLETELEVVEGMQFDRGYLSPYFVTNAEKMIADLEKPLILLHEKKLSNLQAMLPLLESAVQSSRPLLIIAEDVEGEALATLVVNKLRGGLKIAAVKAPGFGDRRKAMLEDLAILTGGTVVSEDLGIKLENVTIDMLGTADKVNISKENTTIVDGSGDKAQIEARVAQIKAQIEETTSDYDREKLQERLAKLAGGVAVIRVGGATEVEVKEKKDRVDDALNATRAAVEEGIVPGGGTALLRAKAAVAKLSSENVDIEAGIKIVLRALEAPIRQIAENSGVEGSIVVGKIQDNIKDETLGFNAQTEEYVNMIEAGIVDPTKVVRTALQDAASVAGLLITTEAMVAELPKADGPAMPPMGGGDMGGMGGMGF
- a CDS encoding NAD(P)H-binding protein, with amino-acid sequence MEKSALVLGSSGLIGSSLLSQLLENDRYSSVSALVRSEIPLKHPKLKQHVVDFSNPATLSSLVRADDVFCCLGTTQKTAGSKEAFYAVDFTLIHELAKLAKASSAEHFLLISSIGANPKSSSLYLKTKGQLEQAITDLKFSKLSIFRPSLLLGERKEFRFKETLSAAVLGPLEIFMQGPLRNYRPITARQVAKAMQTAANNGVGKNTLYLSSEIARM